The following are encoded in a window of Paramormyrops kingsleyae isolate MSU_618 chromosome 12, PKINGS_0.4, whole genome shotgun sequence genomic DNA:
- the LOC111848746 gene encoding protein NipSnap homolog 3A-like: MLPIWNAFRRTVTHAKNAKVLKHAKELRASISTGPQQQHGTYYEIRSYCIKPEHNTTFLKLLNEKIHLRTAHSELVGFWTGDYGAFNQVFHIWKYDSYGHRTRVRAAVATDPQWQEQFISKVLPMLVSQEVEAAYLVPWSEIQKPAKKGVYELVTFQMKPGGPAVWGKAFQVAISARTGAGYSHLVGVFHSEFGLLNRVHVLWWYESPDQRAAIRHTAHQDARVVAAVRESVSYLESQSNKLLLPTPFSPLQ; encoded by the exons ATGTTGCCAATATGGAACGCGTTTCGGAGAACTGTAACTCATGCAAAAAATGCCAAAGTCTTAAAACATGCTAAGGAA CTGCGGGCTTCCATCTCCACCGGGCCCCAACAACAGCATGGCACTTACTATGAGATTCGCTCATACTGCATCAAGCCTGAGCATAACACCACCTTCCTCAAACTGTTAAATGAGAAGATTCACCTGCGCACAGCTCATTCTGAACTTGTGGGCTTCTGGACTGGAGACTACGGTGCCTTCAACCAGGTCTTCCACATCTGGAAGTATG ACAGCTATGGCCAccggacacgggtgcgagccgCTGTGGCCACAGACCCCCAGTGGCAGGAACAGTTCATTTCAAAGGTCTTGCCCATGCTGGTGTCCCAGGAAGTTGAGGCTGCCTACCTGGTGCCGTGGAGTGAAATCCAAAAGCCTGCAAAGAAAG GTGTCTACGAGCTGGTGACGTTCCAGATGAAGCCCGGGGGCCCGGCCGTGTGGGGGAAGGCCTTCCAGGTGGCTATCAGCGCTCGCACCGGCGCCGGCTACTCCCACTTggtgggtgtttttcacagcGAGTTTGGACTCCTCAATCGAG TACATGTCCTGTGGTGGTACGAGAGCCCCGACCAGCGGGCGGCGATTCGGCACACGGCCCACCAAGATGCCCGTGTGGTGGCGGCAG tgaggGAGAGTGTGTCATACCTGGAGTCCCAGAGTAACAAACTCCTGCTTCCTACTCCGTTCTCGCCCCTCCAGTGA